The genomic interval TGTCGTGGAGGGGCGGAACGGTCCCGCGGGATCGACCGCGGCGGCGGCGTCGAAAGCGGCGGCGGCATTGTCCCCCGCCGCGCGCGGCGCGCCGGCGCGGCCGGGGAAGGGCGGTGCGCCGCGGAAGCGCCGGCGCGCGTCGCCGTAGGTGAGTTCGTCGGGATGTGGCGCAGCCTGGTAGCGCACCTGACTGGGGGTCAGGGGGTCGCTGGTTCGAATCCAGTCATCCCGACCATGTTTCGTATCGTTCGGGTGTTCCGTCTTCCGGGAGGATGAGGATGAAAGTGGCACTCCGAAGTGGTGTCCTGACCGCCGTCCTTGCGTTGCTGGCGCTCGGTGCTCTGCCTGCGCCGGAGCTTGGCGCGCAGCAGGATGCCCGGCCCGAACGGGTGGTCGACTTCGAGCGCGAGGTGCGTCCGGTTCTCTCGGAGAACTGCTTCGCCTGCCACGGGCCGGACGAGGCGACCCGGCAGCGGGGGCTCCGCCTCGATACGCGCGAGGGCTGGTTCGAAGACCGGGGCCGCCTGGGAGGGCCGGTCATCGTCGAGGGGGATGCCGAGGCGAGCAGCCTGTTCCAGCGTCTGACCCATCGGAACGCGCGTCTTCGGATGCCGCAGGGCGCCGATCCGCTTACCGACGACCAGGTGGAGACGATACGCCTCTGGATTGATCAGGGTGCGGAATGGCGGCCGCACTGGGCGTTCATTCCGCCCGAGCGACCCGAGCTTCCCCCGGTGGCGGATGCCGATTGGTCACGCAATCCGATCGACCGGTTCGTCCTCGCCCGGCTCGAGTCCGAGGACCTGAGACCCGCGTCCGAAACGGACCGCGCGACGCTGCTGCGGCGCGTGTCTCTCGACTTGACGGGCCTCCCGCCCAGTCCGGCCGATCTGGCGGCCTTTCTGAATGACGACGCGGCAGACGCGTACGAGCAGGCGGTTGATCGACTGCTCGCATCGCCGCGCTACGGCGAGCGGATGGCGAGCGAGTGGCTCGATGCGGCGCGTTACGCGGACACCAACGGTTACCAGACCGACGGCGAGCGATCGATGTGGCGCTGGCGCGACTGGGTGATCGACGCTTACAACGCCAACATGCCGTTCGATCAGTTCACCATCGAGCAGATCGCGGGAGACATGCTGCCGAGCGCGACGAGCGATCAACGCATTGCCACCGCGTTCAACCGGAACCACAGCCTGAACAGCGAGGGTGGGATCGTTCCGGAGGAGTTCCTCGTGGCATACGCCGTCGACCGCGTCGAGACCACCTCGACGATCTGGCTCGGCCTGACCCTCGGGTGCGCACGCTGTCACGATCACAAGTTCGATCCCGTCTCGCAGCGCGAGTTCTACGAGGTGATCGCGCACTTCAACAACATCCCGGAGCGGGGCAAGGGCTTCAAGTACGTCAACTCGCCGCCGCTGATCACCGCGCCGACGGCGGAACAGGAAGAAGAGATCGCTGCGCTCGACGCCAAGCTGGTGGAGGCGCGCGAAGCCCTGGCGGCACTCGATGCGGAGACGGCCGAGGCGCGGGCGGCGTGGGAGGCTTCCCTTGCCGAAGCGGGGCCGCTCGACTGGGTGCTCCGGGACGACCTGCTGGCCCACCATCCGTTCGACGGTGACATCGCCGCGGCGAGAAGCCCCGAAGACGTGTCCGCCGTCCTGGAGGAGGGGACGCCCCGCTTCGTCGACGGACCGCGGGATTCGGCGTTCGCCTTCGACGGCGAGCGCTACGTCAACGCTGGTGCGCATCCGGACGTGGGTTACGACGACCCATTCACCATCGCGGCCTGGATCCGCCCGGAGGCCGCTGACGGCGTGATTGCCTCGCGCGCGTCGGCCGGCGATCAGGGTGAAGTTGGCTGGGGTCTCTATCTTGAGGCGGGCAAGCTGCGACTGAACATGTCGACGCGTGTCCTCGACGACGGTGTGGCGGCCGAGACGGTGGCTCCGGTTCGCCTCGGGGAGTGGCAGCATGTCGTCGCGAGCCACGATGGCTCGAAGACCCCGGAAGGCATGGCGGTTTACGTCGATGGCGTGCCGCAGGAGCTGGAGGGGCTTCTCGACCTGGTGGGGAACCGGATGCCGCAGCGCTATCCGCTCCGGATCGGCGCGAGCGGATCGGACAAGCCCCGGTTCGATGGCGCGATTGACGACGTGCGGATCTACGGCGCGGCGCTGACGCCGGAGCAAGCGGCGGTTGTTGCGACGCGCGAGGCGCTCGGCGAGATCGCCGCGATCCCGCCGGCCGACCGGTCCGCCAGCCAGACGGAGAAGCTCCGGCTCGCGTTCTTCGATCAGTACGCCCCGCCGGACGTGCGGGAGGCCTACGCCGCCGTCGCCATGCTGGAGCGGGAGCGCGAGGCGCTCTGGGCCAGCTTCCCGACCGTGATGGTGATGGAGGAGATGGCCGAGCGGCGTCCCACTTTCCGACTGGAGCGGGGCGCCTACGACAACCCGGCGGAGGAGGTCTTTCCGGGCGTTCCCGCGGTGCTGCCGCCGCTGCCCGCGGGTGAGGAAGCGAACCGCCTGACGTTCGCCCGCTGGCTGGTCGCTCCTGACCATCCGCTCACCGCCCGTGTCACCGTGAACCGTTTCTGGCAGCAGTACTTCGGAACCGGCCTCGTGAAGACGGCGGAGAACTTCGGCACGCAGGGCGAGTACCCGAGTCATCCCGAGCTGCTCGACTGGCTCGCCACGTCGTTCATCGATTCCGGGTGGGACATCAAGGCGATGCAGCGACTGATCGTCACGAGCGCCACCTACCGGCAGGCGTCGCATGTCACCCCGGAAGCGTGGGAGGCCGATCCCGAGAACCGCCGGCTGGCTCGCGGACCGCGGTTGCGGCTCCCGGCGCAGATGATTCGCGATCAGGCCCTCGCGGTTTCCGGCCTGCTGGCCGAGCGCCTCGGCGGGCCGTCGGTCAAGCCGTACCAACCGGAGGGCCTCTGGGACGAGGTCGTGGAGGGCGGCTACGGTTCCTACGAGCCCTCGGAGGGAGACGACCTGTACCGGCGCAGCCTCTACACGTTCTGGAAGCGAACGCTCGGCCCGCCGGCGATGATGACGTTCGATTCATCGACACGCGAGACCTGCATTGTCCGCACCGGGCGGACCAACACGCCGCTGCAGGCGCTCAACCTGATGAACGACGTGACTTACGTGGAGGCGGCGCGCCGCCTGGCCGAACGGATGATGACCGAAGGAGGCGTGTCGCCCGAAGAGAGGATCGGCTGGGCGCACTATCTGGTCACCGCGCACCGGCCGCGGCCGGAAGCCGAAGCAATCCTCGTGAATGGCTTCGGGCGGCATCTCGACCGCTACCAGGCGGATCGGGAAGCGGCGCTCGCGCTGGTGACCCAGGGCGAGTCGCCGCGCGACGAGACGCTCGACGTGGCGGAGCTTGCCTCCTACACGATGGTGGCGAACCTGCTCCTGAACTTCGACGGCACCATTACGAAGGAATAGCCCACGATGGACGAAGCACTGGAACGGTGGCTGTCTCGGCGGCGGTTTCTTGAACTGGCAAGCACCGGCATAGGTTCGGCCGCGCTCGCGACCCTCTTCGGCCAGGACCTGCTCGCGCAGGCGCCCGTCGCGCCGCCGGCCGGCGGCGCGGGGGGCGGCGCGCTGCCCGGGCTGCCGCACTACGCGCCCAGGGCGAAACGGGTGATCTACCTCTTCATGTCGGGGGCGCCGTCCCAGCACGAGCTGTTCGACTACAAGCCGGCGCTGGCGCGGATGGTGGGAGAGGATCTCCCACCGTCGGTCCGCGGCAACCAGCGGGTGACGACGATGACGGCCGGCCAGACCAGCTTTCCGCTGGTCCCGTCGAAGTATCCCTTCACGCAGCATGGGCAGTCCGGCACATGGGTCAGCTCGCTCATGCCACACACGGCGCGGATCGTCGACGATCTCTGCTTCGTCCACTCGTTGCACACCGAGGCGATCAACCACGACCCCGGGATCACTTTCTTCCAGACCGGCGCGCAACTCGCCGGCCGGCCGAGCATCGGCGCGTGGCTCTCCTATGGGCTGGGTTCGATGAACGCCGATCTGCCGACGTTCGTCGCCATGGTCTCGAAGGGCTCGGCCCAGACCGGCCAGCCGCTCTACGATCGACTATGGGGAAGCGGTTTCCTGCCGACCCGCTACCAGGGAGTGAAGTTCCTGTCGACCGGCGACCCGGTCCTCTACCTGTCGAACCCGCCGGGCGTCGACGATGCGACGCGCCGCCGCTTCCTGGACGATCTGGGTGAATTGAACACCCTGAAGGAGGCGGAGTTCGGCGACCCGGAGACGGCGACGCGGATCGCGCAGTACGAGATGGCGTACCGGATGCAGAGCTCCGTTCCCGAGCTGACCGATCTGTCGGACGAGCCGGAGAGCACGTTCGATCTGTACGGGGAGGACTCGCGCAAGCCGGGCACGTTTGCCCGCAACTGCCTGCTGGCCCGCCGGCTGGCGGAACGCGACGTCCGGTTCGTGCAGTGCTTCCACCGCGGGTGGGATCAGCACACGCGGCTGCCACAGGGCATCGAGCGGCAGGCCGGGGACGTCGATCAGGCGCAGGCGGCGCTCGTCACCGACCTGAAGAACCGCGGCATGCTGGACGACACGCTGGTGGTCTGGGGAGGCGAGTTCGGCCGGAGCGCCTACTGCCAGGGCGTCTTCACCGAGGAGACCTACGGGCGCGACCATCATCCGCGCTGCTTCACGATGTGGCTGGCGGGCGGCGGCGTGCGGCCGGGCATCAGCTACGGCGAGACCGACGACTTCTCGTACAACATCGTCAGGGACCCGGTCCACATCCACGACCTGCATGCGACGATGCTGCATCTCCTCGGCATCGATCACACGAAACTGACGTACGAGTACCAGGGACGCGACTTCCGACTGACCGACGTTCATGGCACCGTGGTCGACGACATCCTGGCGTAGACCGGTGGCTGGGAGCCGGCGCCGGACGCGCCCGCAAGGGCGCCCAGCGGCCTGATGGACTTCCGACCGACGGAGGCGGAGCAAATCACCCGCCAGTCGATCCGGGAGTTCGCCGAGCGGGAGATAGCACCTCACGTCACGGAGTGGGACGAGGCGGAGGCGTTCGGTCCGGAGCTTCAGCCCAAGCTCGCGGCCCTCGGCCTGTTCGGCATGCAGTTTCCCGTGCGCTACGGCGGCGCCGAGCTCTCTGCCGTCGAGTACTGCATCATCATCGAGGAGCTGGCCCGCGTCGACCCGGCGGTTGCACTGATGGTGGCCGCGCATAATGGCCTCGCGGCGTCTCACATCGCCAGGTTCGGATCCGACACGCAGCGCGAGCGCTGGCTCGGCCCGCTCGCGCGTGGCGAGATGCTCGGCGCCTGGGCGCTGACGGAGCCCGACGCGGGAAGCGACGCCGCGGCGCTCCGGGCTCGCGCCGTGCGCGATGGAGACGGGTGGTTGCTGAACGGCACGAAGTCGTTCACGACGCACGCGGGCATCGCGGGTTTGACGGTGGTGATGGCGGTGACCGAGCCGGCCAGAGGCCAGCGCGGGATCTCGGCCTTTGTGGTGGAAGCAGGCGCGCCGGGCCTCTCCGCGGGGCGGAAGGAGAAGAAGCTCGGGATGCGCGCGAGCACGACCGCCGAGACCCGGCTGGACGATTGCCGCGTCCCCGCGGAGTCGCTCCTCGGGCGGGAGGGATACGGGTTCGTCAATGCGATGCAGGTGCTCGACGCCGGGAGGATCGGGATCTCCGCGCTCGCGGTCGGCCTTGCCCAGGGAGCGTTCGAGGCGGCGCGGCGCCATGCCAAGCAGCGCCGCCAGTTCGGGAAGCCGCTCACCGCGTTCCAGGCGATTCAGTGGAAGCTGGCCGATCTCGCTACGGCGATTGACGCTTCCCGGCTGCTCACCTATCGCGCGGCGTACGAACAGGATCAGGGGCATGCGACAACACGGGAGTCATCGATCGCGAAGCTGCATTCCAGCGAGACGGCGGTGCGCGCGGCGGAGGAGTGCGTCCAGATTCATGGCGGCTACGGCTTTGTTCGTGACTACCCGGCGGAGAAGTTCTTCCGCGACGTGAAGCTGCTCACGATCGGCGAGGGGACAAGCGAGATTCAACGGCTGGTCATCGCCCGGCACTACCTCTCGTGACCAACGCTGCCGGGTTCCCGCCGCGTCCCGCCGCTTCCGACGCCGCCCCGGCCGGACCGGCCGAACTGGCCGCCGCCGTCATCGCGGGAGACCGCCGGGCGGTGGCGCGAGCCATCTCCGTCGTCGAGCGGGAGGCGCCCGAGTCGGCGGCGCTGATCGGCGCCCTGTTCCCCCGGACCGGACGCGCGCTGGTGGTGGGGCTGACCGGCGCGCCGGGTGTGGGCAAGAGCACCCTGGCGAATCGGTTGACGGCGCTCTGGCGGTCCGCGGGCCGGACGGTTGGCGTGCTCGCCATCGACCCGACCAGCCCGTTCAGCGGCGGCGCGATCCTGGGCGACCGAATCCGGATGCAGGACCATGTCAGCGACGATGGCGTCTTCGTCCGCAGCATGGCGACGCGGGGTCAGTTGGGCGGACTGGCCCGCGCCACGTACGATGCGCTGGTGGTGCTCGATGCCGCCGGTTGCGAGGTCGTGCTCATAGAGACCGTGGGCGTTGGGCAGGCGGAGGTCGACATTTCGCGGACGGCCGACGTTTCCGTGGTGGTGACCGTCCCGGGTGGCGGCGACGACGTGCAGGCGATCAAGGCCGGAATCATGGAGATCGCCGACGTCTTCGTGGTCAACAAGGCGGACCGCGAGGGCGCCGACCGCGTTGTCGCCGACATCAAGGGCATGCTGGCCCTGCGCGACGCGCGCCCGGATGCACCCCAGCCGGAGGTGGTCCGGACGTCGGCTGCCACCGGCGACGGGATCGAGGAGCTGGCGGCGGAGGTCGCGCGCTTCGTGGCCGACGGAGGCCGTGGCGGGGAGCGAGCGCGCAGCCGTGCGCGCGCCCGCCTGGAGGCGATTGTCGCGGAACGGGTTACCGCCGCCATCACGGCCAGCGGCAGCATCGACGCGATCGTGGATGAGGTTGCCAGCCGCGCGCTCGATCCCTACGTCGCGGCGGAGCGGTTGATGCGGCACATGGCGAAGCAGTCGGGATGAAGCGCGTCGGACAGGAGAGGAAGAGCGGATGAACGTGGAACTGGATCACATCGGCATTGCCGTCGGCGACATCGATGCGGCGCTGGCCTTCTATCGAGCCGCGCTCGGTCTCGACGTGGACGGGACCGAGGAGGTGCCGGCCCAAGGGGTGCGCGCGCACTTTCTGAGGGTCGGCTCCGCATCCCTGGAGCTGCTCGAGGCGACGGCGGACGACTCGCCGATCGGGCGCTTCGTCGGCCGCCGCGGTCCGGGGCTCCATCACATCACGCTTCGGGTCGACGACATTGCGGCCTCGCTCGAACGCCTGCGCGCGCAGGGAGTGCGCCTGATCGACGAAGTCCCCCGCGACGGCGCGGAAGGCGCGCTGGTCGCTTTCGTTCATCCGTCGAGCGCGCACGGCGTGCTGGTCGAACTGAAGCAGGAGCGGCCGGCGGCGGGGGAGACGTCGTGAGCGCCGGTGATCCCATCCGGATCGGCGTCATTGGGGGAAGCGGCCTCTACGACATGGCCGATCTTGCCGGCCGCGAGCAACGCGTGATCGAAACGCCATTCGGCGATCCGTCCGCCCCGCTCGTCATCGGGACGCTCGCCGGCCATCGCATGGCCTTCCTCGCCCGGCACGGCGCCGGCCATCGCCTGATGCCGTCGGAACTCAATTTCCGGGCGAACATCTATGCGCTCAAGACGCTCGGCGTCGAGTGGATCGTGTCGGCCAGCGCCGTCGGCAGCCTGCAGGAGCGGTACTCGCCGAAGGACGTCGTCGTCCCGG from Acidobacteriota bacterium carries:
- a CDS encoding DUF1553 domain-containing protein; this translates as MRMKVALRSGVLTAVLALLALGALPAPELGAQQDARPERVVDFEREVRPVLSENCFACHGPDEATRQRGLRLDTREGWFEDRGRLGGPVIVEGDAEASSLFQRLTHRNARLRMPQGADPLTDDQVETIRLWIDQGAEWRPHWAFIPPERPELPPVADADWSRNPIDRFVLARLESEDLRPASETDRATLLRRVSLDLTGLPPSPADLAAFLNDDAADAYEQAVDRLLASPRYGERMASEWLDAARYADTNGYQTDGERSMWRWRDWVIDAYNANMPFDQFTIEQIAGDMLPSATSDQRIATAFNRNHSLNSEGGIVPEEFLVAYAVDRVETTSTIWLGLTLGCARCHDHKFDPVSQREFYEVIAHFNNIPERGKGFKYVNSPPLITAPTAEQEEEIAALDAKLVEAREALAALDAETAEARAAWEASLAEAGPLDWVLRDDLLAHHPFDGDIAAARSPEDVSAVLEEGTPRFVDGPRDSAFAFDGERYVNAGAHPDVGYDDPFTIAAWIRPEAADGVIASRASAGDQGEVGWGLYLEAGKLRLNMSTRVLDDGVAAETVAPVRLGEWQHVVASHDGSKTPEGMAVYVDGVPQELEGLLDLVGNRMPQRYPLRIGASGSDKPRFDGAIDDVRIYGAALTPEQAAVVATREALGEIAAIPPADRSASQTEKLRLAFFDQYAPPDVREAYAAVAMLEREREALWASFPTVMVMEEMAERRPTFRLERGAYDNPAEEVFPGVPAVLPPLPAGEEANRLTFARWLVAPDHPLTARVTVNRFWQQYFGTGLVKTAENFGTQGEYPSHPELLDWLATSFIDSGWDIKAMQRLIVTSATYRQASHVTPEAWEADPENRRLARGPRLRLPAQMIRDQALAVSGLLAERLGGPSVKPYQPEGLWDEVVEGGYGSYEPSEGDDLYRRSLYTFWKRTLGPPAMMTFDSSTRETCIVRTGRTNTPLQALNLMNDVTYVEAARRLAERMMTEGGVSPEERIGWAHYLVTAHRPRPEAEAILVNGFGRHLDRYQADREAALALVTQGESPRDETLDVAELASYTMVANLLLNFDGTITKE
- a CDS encoding DUF1501 domain-containing protein, whose translation is MDEALERWLSRRRFLELASTGIGSAALATLFGQDLLAQAPVAPPAGGAGGGALPGLPHYAPRAKRVIYLFMSGAPSQHELFDYKPALARMVGEDLPPSVRGNQRVTTMTAGQTSFPLVPSKYPFTQHGQSGTWVSSLMPHTARIVDDLCFVHSLHTEAINHDPGITFFQTGAQLAGRPSIGAWLSYGLGSMNADLPTFVAMVSKGSAQTGQPLYDRLWGSGFLPTRYQGVKFLSTGDPVLYLSNPPGVDDATRRRFLDDLGELNTLKEAEFGDPETATRIAQYEMAYRMQSSVPELTDLSDEPESTFDLYGEDSRKPGTFARNCLLARRLAERDVRFVQCFHRGWDQHTRLPQGIERQAGDVDQAQAALVTDLKNRGMLDDTLVVWGGEFGRSAYCQGVFTEETYGRDHHPRCFTMWLAGGGVRPGISYGETDDFSYNIVRDPVHIHDLHATMLHLLGIDHTKLTYEYQGRDFRLTDVHGTVVDDILA
- a CDS encoding acyl-CoA dehydrogenase; this translates as MDFRPTEAEQITRQSIREFAEREIAPHVTEWDEAEAFGPELQPKLAALGLFGMQFPVRYGGAELSAVEYCIIIEELARVDPAVALMVAAHNGLAASHIARFGSDTQRERWLGPLARGEMLGAWALTEPDAGSDAAALRARAVRDGDGWLLNGTKSFTTHAGIAGLTVVMAVTEPARGQRGISAFVVEAGAPGLSAGRKEKKLGMRASTTAETRLDDCRVPAESLLGREGYGFVNAMQVLDAGRIGISALAVGLAQGAFEAARRHAKQRRQFGKPLTAFQAIQWKLADLATAIDASRLLTYRAAYEQDQGHATTRESSIAKLHSSETAVRAAEECVQIHGGYGFVRDYPAEKFFRDVKLLTIGEGTSEIQRLVIARHYLS
- the meaB gene encoding methylmalonyl Co-A mutase-associated GTPase MeaB, whose amino-acid sequence is MAAAVIAGDRRAVARAISVVEREAPESAALIGALFPRTGRALVVGLTGAPGVGKSTLANRLTALWRSAGRTVGVLAIDPTSPFSGGAILGDRIRMQDHVSDDGVFVRSMATRGQLGGLARATYDALVVLDAAGCEVVLIETVGVGQAEVDISRTADVSVVVTVPGGGDDVQAIKAGIMEIADVFVVNKADREGADRVVADIKGMLALRDARPDAPQPEVVRTSAATGDGIEELAAEVARFVADGGRGGERARSRARARLEAIVAERVTAAITASGSIDAIVDEVASRALDPYVAAERLMRHMAKQSG
- the mce gene encoding methylmalonyl-CoA epimerase, translated to MNVELDHIGIAVGDIDAALAFYRAALGLDVDGTEEVPAQGVRAHFLRVGSASLELLEATADDSPIGRFVGRRGPGLHHITLRVDDIAASLERLRAQGVRLIDEVPRDGAEGALVAFVHPSSAHGVLVELKQERPAAGETS